From the genome of Gracilibacillus salitolerans, one region includes:
- a CDS encoding SPFH domain-containing protein, producing MSFFRGQLANVVEWEEFRDDMIFWKWNNREIKKGSKLIIRPGQDAIFFDQGKIEGVFKDEGEYEVESEIVPFLSTLKGFKFGFNSGMRVEVLFVNTKEFIVKWGTKNAINIPTPQLPGGMPIRANGTFQFKVTDYVKLIDNVAGVKDSYLVEDVRLRITAILDQLLMKWITREGKDMFNLQANSFEIGNGIQEDLDMQVNSDGLEITRFNIMSFNYPKEIQEMITKSASHGMIGDMNRYKDVSMTDAIASGKSEGGNTATDMAGMMMGMNMAQEMVKGMNQSQSSNPQQQSQPQQNNNQSGAIPNFCPNCGNKTAGMNFCGNCGHKLA from the coding sequence ATGAGTTTTTTTAGAGGACAATTAGCTAATGTAGTGGAATGGGAAGAGTTCAGAGATGACATGATTTTTTGGAAATGGAACAATCGTGAAATCAAAAAAGGAAGTAAATTAATTATCCGTCCTGGCCAGGATGCTATCTTCTTTGACCAAGGAAAAATTGAAGGTGTGTTTAAGGATGAGGGGGAATATGAGGTAGAATCAGAGATCGTTCCTTTTTTATCGACACTAAAAGGATTCAAATTTGGTTTTAACAGTGGGATGCGAGTGGAAGTGCTCTTCGTTAACACCAAAGAATTTATCGTCAAGTGGGGAACAAAAAATGCGATTAATATTCCAACCCCGCAGCTACCAGGCGGAATGCCTATTCGTGCAAATGGTACGTTTCAATTTAAAGTAACCGATTATGTGAAACTAATCGACAATGTAGCAGGTGTGAAGGACAGTTACTTAGTTGAGGATGTTCGTTTACGTATTACGGCGATTCTGGATCAGTTGTTAATGAAATGGATAACTAGAGAAGGCAAAGATATGTTCAATCTTCAGGCAAATTCCTTTGAGATCGGCAATGGAATCCAAGAGGATTTAGACATGCAAGTTAACAGTGATGGATTGGAAATCACGCGCTTTAATATTATGAGTTTCAATTATCCTAAAGAAATACAAGAGATGATCACCAAGTCTGCTTCACATGGCATGATAGGTGATATGAATCGATATAAGGATGTTTCGATGACAGATGCGATTGCTTCTGGAAAATCAGAAGGCGGCAATACAGCAACGGACATGGCTGGGATGATGATGGGCATGAACATGGCCCAGGAAATGGTGAAAGGCATGAATCAAAGTCAATCATCGAATCCACAACAACAAAGCCAGCCACAACAAAATAATAATCAATCAGGCGCAATTCCTAATTTTTGTCCGAATTGTGGGAACAAAACAGCAGGAATGAACTTTTGTGGAAATTGCGGACATAAACTAGCATAA
- a CDS encoding AAA family ATPase, producing the protein MKKLRLVLFDLDIEYIELFANYIRTSEYATRFDVKLFSRYESLQQYLESDEHTDILLLSTEDLQLEPEMEGVETLLYLVNDAAEELSKNELFKYQPLSHVISQVLSLHYEHDGKKPSKGKSHSGSSNVISVFSASGGTGKTTTAFHLANQMKENGLAVFYLNLELINSSTLFFDVEHLSSSSPLLYYLKSNAEELQSKMKELMVVDQNTGIPFFYFMPSAEEMLDLSEQEIELLLDNLIKLEDYDYIIVDLESTINSISLTTLKKSDQVIWLLGNDMYSFHKTGYLLEELHGFANDGSFSDRVQLVLNKYTGSMDPSLVEMGIEIGHYLPYIPEWKQLVNKEQLNNQVFEEYIQKLIHSLSNKVASEVGG; encoded by the coding sequence ATGAAGAAATTACGTCTTGTTCTATTTGATCTTGATATAGAGTATATAGAATTGTTTGCTAATTATATTAGAACTTCGGAGTATGCGACTAGGTTTGATGTGAAGTTATTTTCTAGATATGAGAGCTTGCAACAATATTTAGAAAGTGATGAACATACAGATATCCTTTTGCTATCCACTGAAGATCTACAACTAGAACCAGAAATGGAAGGTGTCGAAACTCTCCTCTATTTAGTAAATGATGCGGCTGAAGAACTATCTAAAAATGAGCTGTTTAAATATCAGCCACTAAGTCACGTTATTTCACAAGTATTATCCTTGCATTATGAACATGATGGTAAGAAGCCTAGTAAAGGGAAGTCGCATAGTGGAAGTTCAAATGTAATTTCCGTCTTTTCAGCATCGGGCGGAACGGGTAAGACAACCACAGCATTTCATTTAGCTAATCAAATGAAGGAAAATGGACTAGCAGTGTTCTATCTTAATTTGGAGTTAATCAATAGTAGTACATTGTTTTTTGATGTTGAGCATCTTTCATCATCTTCTCCGCTACTGTATTACTTGAAATCAAATGCTGAGGAATTGCAATCTAAAATGAAGGAATTGATGGTGGTAGATCAGAATACAGGTATACCTTTCTTCTATTTCATGCCAAGCGCAGAAGAAATGCTAGATTTAAGTGAGCAGGAAATAGAATTGCTATTAGATAATCTTATCAAATTAGAAGATTATGATTATATCATTGTTGATCTAGAAAGTACGATAAATTCTATTTCGCTTACTACATTAAAGAAAAGCGATCAGGTTATTTGGCTGTTAGGAAATGATATGTACAGTTTTCACAAAACTGGCTATCTATTAGAAGAGTTACATGGCTTTGCAAATGATGGTTCCTTTAGTGATCGAGTGCAATTAGTACTAAACAAATATACGGGTTCTATGGATCCTAGCTTAGTAGAAATGGGAATAGAAATAGGTCACTACCTTCCTTATATACCAGAATGGAAGCAGTTAGTGAATAAAGAACAACTTAATAATCAGGTGTTTGAGGAGTATATTCAAAAACTCATTCATTCCTTAAGCAACAAGGTAGCAAGTGAGGTTGGTGGATGA